One Longimicrobiaceae bacterium genomic region harbors:
- a CDS encoding LiaF domain-containing protein, translated as RRTGVWTPPRQLNVITVMGGAELDFRDARFGPGVTEVNVFALMGGVEIIVPPNLHLEVNGLAIMGGFDQRAHTLGHPTDASAPVLRIGGFALMGGVDVKVRLPGEGAFDARRREKVARREIHRIKRGR; from the coding sequence GCGGCGCACGGGCGTGTGGACGCCGCCGCGGCAGCTGAACGTGATCACGGTCATGGGAGGCGCCGAGCTGGACTTCCGCGACGCGCGTTTCGGGCCGGGCGTGACCGAGGTCAACGTGTTCGCGCTGATGGGCGGCGTGGAGATCATCGTGCCGCCCAACCTGCACCTGGAGGTCAACGGGCTGGCCATCATGGGCGGCTTCGACCAGCGGGCGCACACGCTGGGGCACCCCACGGACGCGTCGGCGCCCGTGCTGCGCATCGGCGGGTTCGCGCTGATGGGCGGCGTGGACGTGAAGGTGCGCCTCCCGGGCGAGGGTGCGTTCGACGCACGCCGCCGCGAGAAGGTCGCCCGCCGCGAGATCCACCGCATCAAGCGAGGGCGTTGA